Within Acidimicrobiales bacterium, the genomic segment GAAACGTGGGTGACCACGACGACGTCCTCACTGCGACACCTCTCCACCAACTCCTCACATGCGGCGCTGACCCGTTCGTACACCGAACGCAACGATTCGCCTCCCGGAGGCGCCCATCCAGGGTCGACACGCCAGCGTCTCCACACCTCGGCCGGGACGTCGCGAAGCGGAGTTCCCTCCATCTCGCCATAGTCGATCTCACGCCATCGATCGTCGACGACGAAGCCTGCGCCGATCATCGCCGCCGTCTCGCGCGCTCGTCTGAGCGGCGAGGAGACCACCAAGCCGGCCGAGCCCAGTGATCGTCCGAGCCGTCGCGCCTGTTCCAAGCCGATCTCGTCCAGCGGTGGATCGTCGCCTCGGGATCCGAGCAGCAAGCCCGCAGCGTTCGCCGACGTGCGTCCGTGTCGCACTAGGACGAGCATTCAGCGAGCCGCCTCCCGCTCGCGCCGGCCCTGTGATCGAACGAACGATACGAGCGCGACCAGACCCACCAATTCCATCGCGACGGCCATCCACACGGGTCTGTCGGACTCCGGCGGAAGCTCGTGCCAAACACTTCCACGAAGCGGCCACCAGAACAGTTCCGGCCGCGCCCACGTACCGTCCAGCAGCAGGTGGACCATCAACCCGATGGGCAGAGCCACCCACCGGCGAGCCGCCAACCGGCGCCCCCTGGCGAGAACCGCAACCGCTACCAAGGCCGCTACGGCAAACGCGAGGGTGTGGGCCACCACCACCCGACCGAGGAGTACTTCAGACACGGGGAGCGTGAGGCCCACTGCGAGGACTCGATAGTCGATGCCTCGCGACTGGAAGACGACTCGAACGAGCTGAAATCCACATCCCAGGAACCAAAAGAACATTCGGACCTCATCCTGCCCGTATCAGGATCCGGCCACATTCGTCGCAGTGCACCAGCACGTCGGGAGGAAGGTGCCGTATCTCGTCGAGAAAGACCGCCGAGAGGGTGAGGTTGCATCCCGTGCACGCGCTCCCGACGAGCCGCGACGCGGCCACTCCCCCCATCCTCGTGCGGAGGGACTCGTAGTGTGCGAGAAGCTCTCCCGGGATCCTCCCTGCCGCCTCCGCCCGCCGACCGCGCTCCTGCTCCAACTGCACGTCCAAATCCCTCTCCTGCTCCCTCAAGACGCCCCGTGCTTCGTCGAGCTGCTGTGCAAGTAGGGCACGTTGGGCCTCGAGACGCTCACGCTCCTCGAGGAGCGGCTCCTCCCTCTCTAGGCATTCGATGACGCGCTCCTCGAGGGCATCCTTGTGCTGTCCGAGCGAACGAAGCTCCTCTTGTACTGCGAGCGCCTCCTTCGGAGAAGTCACCCCGCCTCCATAGAGGCGCCCCTCCTCGGCGGCGATCTTCTCTTCCAAAGACGCGAGTTCGTCTTCCAGGCGCCTGCGCTCTGCGACGGCCGCGTGCAGCTCCCTGTCGAGACCGTCGAGGCGTTCCACGAGTTCGGTCACCTCCGACTCGATTCGCGCCACCTCCGACCTCTGTGGAAGGTTCGCCCGTTGCTCCTCCAGTCGCATGATGGTTCGGTCTATGTCTTGCAGATCCAGCAGGGCGATGAATTCGGGCGCGGCTCTGGTCACCGGTCGGTTCCTTTCCATGGCGGCGGTGCTGTCACGGTGCGGTCTCCGCTGTCGTCGGCGGCACGGCAGTCGTCGAGGGTGTGGTATCACGTGAGGTGGCCACACTCGTCGAAGTCGTCGCGGGCTCTGCGGGCGAGGTCCTCCTCGTGACGGGTTCTTCGTCGTCATCTCGGCTGGTCCGACTCCGGGTTCTGCTCGACCGAGTCGTGTAGTCGCCTCCTGCGTCGCCGTCCAAGCGGGAGATGGAACCGATCCTCACGTACCGAGGTGAGCGCGTCACTTCGCAGTCTGGGAAGTCCTCGACGGGCAGCCCCTCGTGGTATCTGCGATTGAAGGCTCCCCAGATGGCAGCGGGAAAGGTACCCCCGAACGCTCGCACGCCTCCGACGTTCCTCATCGGGATCCTCTCGTTCGGGGCGCCCATCCAGACGGCGGTGGAGAGCCGGGGCGTGTAGCCGACGAACCACGCGTCCGCGAAGTCTTGGGTGGTGCCGGTCTTACCTGCTGCCGGTTGGCGTCCGATCCGCGCCCTCGTGCCCGTTCCTGCTTCGACGACTTCTCTCAGAACCTGCGTCGTCAGACAAGCGGTCTGGCGCGACAGTGCCCTGGTGCCGGACGGCTCACGCTCGAAGAGGACCTCGGTGACCTCGTTGCCTTCGTCGTCCAGCCGACGCACCGACACACGTTGCACGAAGTACGGCGGGTTCCGGATCCCCTCCGCGGCGAAGGCGGCGAAGGCTGACGCCATCTCGAGCGGGGTCACCTCGAAGACGCCCAGTGGCATGGAGATGACGGACGGGTCGAGGTGCGCGGTCACCCCGAGACGCCTGGCCACGTCCACCACGCGGTCGAGCCCCACGATCTGTCCGAGTCTTACGAAGGCACCGTTCGACGACTCCGCGGTGACCTTCTCGATGCTGCCACCGGGACCCTCGATCTCGTAGGGGTCCGGCTCGCCTCCGGGGTTCGGGAACCGCCCACCTCCGTCCACTCGGTCGCCGGGAACCAGGCCGTTCTCCATTGCGGCCGCCACCACGAAGGCCTTGAACGCCGATCCGGTCTGCCTACCGGGCCGATGGGTGGCGATGTTGTACTTGTAGCGGTCGAACCCAGGACCACCCACCATCGCCCTGACGGCACCTGTGGATGGCTCGACGGCAACCAACGCCACCGTGAAGGGATCGTGCTCCGGCGGCAGGACCTCTGCGATCGCCTCCTCGGCCATCCTCTGGGCAGTCGGGTTCAGAGTCGTCTCGATGACCAAGCCGCCTCTGAAGACCGCGTCCTCCCTTTCCTGATAGGTGTCGCCGAGACGTCGGTCCCGCAGCAGACGGGCCACCACTTCGGCCACGAAGTAGTCGTCGGGCTGTGGGAGCACTTGCTTCTTCTCCCTCGGAAGGGGCGCCTCGTCATACCGCTCTGCTTGTTCGCGTGAGATGAGCCCGACCTCCACCAGCCGATCGAGTACCTGCCGTCTGCGCTCGCGTGCACGTTCGGGATAAAGCGTCGGGTCGTAGCCGGTGGGGTTGCGGATCAGACCGGCCAGCATCGCCGCTTCCGGCCAAGAGAGCTCCTCCACCGGTTTCTGCCAGTAGATCTCGGCTGCAGCCTGAACCCCATAAGCACCCCCACCGAAGTACACGGTGTTGAGATAACGCTCGAGAATCTCCTCCTTAGACAGTTCCGACTCGATCCGCAGGGCCAGCACCACTTCCTTCAGCTTCCGGTCCACCTCGCGACGGGGATCGAGCAACGCGTTCTTGACGAGTTGCATGGTGATCGTCGACCCACCCTGCCTCACTCCACCGGCTTGGACGTTCTTGACGAGAGCGCGCAGGGTGGCCTTCAAATCCACGCCGGGGTGTTCGAAGAAGTTCTCGTCCTCCACCGCGACGACCGCGTCGACGATCTCCCGCGGGATCCTTTCCAGCGGCACGGGAGCCCGGTTCTCTTCCCCGTGCAGGCTCGCCAGAACGGAACCGTCGGCCGCGAGAACGAGGGATCGGGTCGCCAACGGCCTCATCTCCAGGGGCGACTGCTTTCCCTCCCCTGCCGCGAGGAACGCACCCACGGCCGGGAGCGAGAACGTCACCATCGCGGCCAGCACGAAGCCACCGGCCGCGATCGCGGACAGGATCAGCCCCAGGCGAGTCAGTACACGCACTTCCAAGCGAAGATAGCCGTCGCCGCGCACAAAAGACCGCGAGCTCACCAGGGGGGCCTTGCCTGTTACCGAAAGTAACGTTACTGTTGGTAACAATGGTGCGTAACTACGAGGCCAGGTCTCAGCGGCGAGAGGAGCTCCTGGACCTCGCCATGGACGTGATCCGATCGAAGGGCCCCCACGCTTCCATGGAGGAGATCGCCGCCGGGTGCGGCGTCACCAAGCCCATCCTCTACCGCCACTTCGGTGACAGGGACGGTTTGGTGAAGGCAATGGCCGTCCGCTTCGCCACAGACCTCGTATTGGACCTCACGTCGTGGATCCACTCGACCGAGAGCCTGGATCGACGCATCCGCGGTGCCGTGGAGACGTTCGTCTCGCACATAGAGCGGGACCCCGAGCTCTACTGCTTCCTGACTGCGGAGGCACCCCGAGGGGCGGAGCAATTCGTGGCCGGTCTTGTCGCCGAAGAGGTGGTGAGAGTTTTGAGAGAGACCCTCGAAGCGGAGGGTCTCGACCCGTCAGGGGCCGAGGCCTGGGGAGTCGGCCTTGTGGGCATGGTGCACTTCGCCGGAGCCTGGTGGGTCCAGAGAAGGTCGATGCCGAAGGGCGAGCTGGTCGCCCACCTGGAGCGCCTCATCTGGGGCGGTCTCGGCGGACTCGGCCTGGACAGGAGCGCGGCCGGTCGGCCCGCCTTCGAAGAGTCTCTCGCAAAGCACGGATCGAAAGAAATTGCGACTCCCCACGGAGGTGAAAGCAAATGACCGAGCATCTCAAAGTAGACGCACAGGTAGTCACGGACTTCGTGTGGGACTACGTGTCACGACGTCCCCAGTTGGTGAAGCTCTACGAGAAGGGGAAACGCTCCCAGTGGAACGCCACGACCGACATCGACTGGTCCCTGGACGTCGAGTTCGGAGCGCCCTTGGAGTACGACGATCCGACGGTCGCGAACATCCGCCAGCTCTTCGAGAGCTGGATGTTCCAAGACATTCCGGACTCGCCCTTCGCCAAGTTCGACGACCAGCAGAGGACGATGCTCGCCTGGGAGTTCCAGGCCTGGATGGTCAGCCAGTTCCTCCACGGAGAACAGGGCGCGCTCGTGGCCACCGCACGGCTGGTGGAGACGGTCCCCGACATCGACTCGAAGTATTACGCCGCCAACCAGGTGGGAGACGAGGCGAGGCATGTGGAGGCGTACGCGAAGTACCTGTTCGAGAAGCTGGGT encodes:
- a CDS encoding phosphoglycerate mutase translates to MLVLVRHGRTSANAAGLLLGSRGDDPPLDEIGLEQARRLGRSLGSAGLVVSSPLRRARETAAMIGAGFVVDDRWREIDYGEMEGTPLRDVPAEVWRRWRVDPGWAPPGGESLRSVYERVSAACEELVERCRSEDVVVVTHVSPLKAAVAWALGVGVEVSWRMWLPTGSVCRIATDGDAPRLLTFGEVVHTGR
- a CDS encoding penicillin-binding protein encodes the protein MSSRSFVRGDGYLRLEVRVLTRLGLILSAIAAGGFVLAAMVTFSLPAVGAFLAAGEGKQSPLEMRPLATRSLVLAADGSVLASLHGEENRAPVPLERIPREIVDAVVAVEDENFFEHPGVDLKATLRALVKNVQAGGVRQGGSTITMQLVKNALLDPRREVDRKLKEVVLALRIESELSKEEILERYLNTVYFGGGAYGVQAAAEIYWQKPVEELSWPEAAMLAGLIRNPTGYDPTLYPERARERRRQVLDRLVEVGLISREQAERYDEAPLPREKKQVLPQPDDYFVAEVVARLLRDRRLGDTYQEREDAVFRGGLVIETTLNPTAQRMAEEAIAEVLPPEHDPFTVALVAVEPSTGAVRAMVGGPGFDRYKYNIATHRPGRQTGSAFKAFVVAAAMENGLVPGDRVDGGGRFPNPGGEPDPYEIEGPGGSIEKVTAESSNGAFVRLGQIVGLDRVVDVARRLGVTAHLDPSVISMPLGVFEVTPLEMASAFAAFAAEGIRNPPYFVQRVSVRRLDDEGNEVTEVLFEREPSGTRALSRQTACLTTQVLREVVEAGTGTRARIGRQPAAGKTGTTQDFADAWFVGYTPRLSTAVWMGAPNERIPMRNVGGVRAFGGTFPAAIWGAFNRRYHEGLPVEDFPDCEVTRSPRYVRIGSISRLDGDAGGDYTTRSSRTRSRTSRDDDEEPVTRRTSPAEPATTSTSVATSRDTTPSTTAVPPTTAETAP